The Mycolicibacterium mageritense genome contains a region encoding:
- a CDS encoding glycosyltransferase family 39 protein — MAEHQGEEPSRPLPQFAAAAVLPIAALTALAHCGAALLGRGYWFDEVYMLAIGRFHLDWGSADQPPVTPALAALADGLAPGAQLVLRAPAILATAAAVVLAGLIARELGGGRGAQALTALAQATALWPSLTGHWLTPYSLEPAQWLLLVWLLMRWVRTRRDRVLIAAGIVVGVAAMTKFQVVLLSLVMLASIAMFGPRAMLCRPALWLGAVIAVFIAAPTVWWQHTHGWPQLQMTEVVAGEAGALYGGRPGIAVQLILYAGVLGVVLMGYGAWRLLRDTTMRDYRFILATGVVLFVAFIALQGRPYYLAGLYAPFAAAGALGLQTRWARGPGRGRRWLHAACVVSVIAAVAMLVLSVQINRSDIGERIARDTAQVFRGLPPAQREHTALLGESYIVAAYLDGYASQYGLPSAYSPNRSYGYFTPPPDTAETVLFIGKDPAALREYFTSEHTVGKVGDDMRIHLLTGRGQPWSVIWPRLRTLTVS, encoded by the coding sequence ATGGCCGAGCACCAGGGTGAGGAGCCGAGCCGGCCCCTGCCACAATTCGCTGCAGCCGCAGTTCTGCCGATAGCGGCGCTGACCGCGTTAGCTCATTGTGGCGCAGCGCTGTTGGGCCGCGGGTACTGGTTCGACGAGGTCTACATGCTGGCCATCGGCCGCTTTCACCTGGACTGGGGCTCGGCCGACCAGCCCCCTGTCACGCCTGCACTGGCAGCACTCGCCGACGGGCTCGCGCCAGGCGCGCAGTTGGTGCTGCGGGCGCCCGCGATTCTGGCCACCGCGGCCGCGGTGGTGCTCGCGGGCCTGATCGCGCGCGAGCTCGGCGGTGGCCGGGGTGCGCAGGCGCTCACCGCGCTCGCCCAGGCGACCGCACTGTGGCCGAGTCTGACCGGGCACTGGCTGACGCCGTACAGCCTCGAACCCGCGCAATGGTTGCTGCTCGTGTGGCTGCTGATGCGGTGGGTCCGAACACGCCGGGACCGAGTGCTGATCGCTGCCGGCATCGTCGTCGGGGTGGCCGCGATGACGAAGTTTCAGGTGGTGCTGCTGAGTTTGGTGATGTTGGCGAGCATCGCAATGTTCGGGCCGCGCGCGATGCTGTGCCGGCCGGCCTTGTGGCTCGGCGCCGTGATCGCGGTGTTCATTGCCGCCCCGACCGTGTGGTGGCAACACACCCACGGTTGGCCCCAACTGCAGATGACCGAAGTGGTGGCGGGCGAGGCAGGAGCGCTGTACGGCGGCAGACCGGGCATCGCGGTGCAGCTGATCCTCTACGCCGGGGTGCTTGGCGTGGTCCTGATGGGCTACGGCGCATGGCGACTGCTGCGGGACACCACGATGCGTGACTATCGGTTCATCCTCGCAACGGGCGTGGTCCTGTTCGTCGCATTCATCGCACTGCAGGGCCGTCCCTACTATCTGGCCGGGCTGTACGCGCCGTTCGCCGCCGCCGGAGCACTCGGCCTGCAAACCCGATGGGCGCGCGGGCCCGGGCGGGGCCGCCGGTGGCTCCATGCGGCGTGCGTGGTAAGTGTGATCGCCGCCGTCGCGATGCTCGTGCTGTCGGTCCAGATCAACCGGTCCGACATCGGTGAACGCATCGCGCGTGACACCGCCCAGGTGTTCCGCGGGCTGCCGCCCGCCCAGCGGGAGCACACCGCATTGCTCGGCGAGTCCTACATCGTGGCGGCCTATCTCGACGGCTACGCATCGCAGTACGGACTGCCGAGCGCGTACAGCCCCAACCGCAGTTACGGCTACTTCACCCCACCGCCGGACACCGCCGAGACCGTGCTCTTCATCGGCAAAGACCCCGCGGCCCTACGGGAATACTTCACGAGCGAACACACCGTCGGAAAAGTGGGCGACGACATGCGAATCCACCTGCTGACGGGACGCGGCCAACCGTGGTCGGTGATCTGGCCACGCCTGCGCACGCTGACCGTGTCGTGA
- a CDS encoding cytochrome P450, which translates to MTLTIRANGTAPPEVPLADVDLGWDFWALDDDYRDGAFATLRREAPISYHPAFYQEGFSDSAGHWAVTRYDDVFYASRHPDIFSSASGITIGDQTPELAEYFGSMIAMDDPRHTRLRNIVRSAFTPRVVALIEDSVRDRARRLVADMVARHPDGQAELVTELAGPLPLQIICDMMGIPEADHQRIFHWTNVILGFGDPDLTTDFDEFFHVAMDIGAYATAMADDRRSSPTEDLTTSLVQAEVDGERLTSAEVASFFILLVVAGNETTRNAISHGVLALTRHPEQRQDWWAHFDELAPTAVEEIVRWASPVSYMRRTVTRDTELGGTPLAAGAKVTLWYGSANRDESKFDNPWLFDVRRHPNPHVGFGGGGAHFCLGANLARREITLAFEELHRQLPGIAAVEEPDRLQSAFIHGIKRLPVAW; encoded by the coding sequence GTGACACTGACCATCCGGGCGAACGGGACGGCACCACCCGAAGTACCGCTGGCCGACGTCGACCTCGGTTGGGACTTCTGGGCCCTGGACGACGACTACCGCGACGGTGCCTTCGCGACACTGCGACGTGAGGCGCCGATCTCCTATCACCCGGCGTTCTACCAGGAAGGCTTCTCCGACAGCGCAGGTCACTGGGCCGTGACACGATACGACGACGTGTTCTACGCCAGCAGGCACCCGGACATCTTCTCGTCCGCGTCGGGCATCACGATCGGCGACCAAACCCCGGAGCTGGCCGAGTATTTCGGCTCGATGATCGCAATGGACGATCCGCGGCACACCCGGCTGCGCAACATTGTGCGCAGCGCGTTCACCCCGCGAGTCGTGGCACTGATCGAAGATTCGGTGCGGGACCGGGCGCGCAGACTCGTCGCCGACATGGTGGCCCGCCACCCGGACGGTCAGGCGGAACTGGTCACCGAGCTCGCCGGTCCGCTGCCGCTGCAGATCATCTGCGACATGATGGGCATCCCGGAAGCCGACCATCAGCGAATCTTTCACTGGACCAACGTGATTCTGGGGTTCGGCGACCCGGACCTGACCACCGACTTCGACGAGTTCTTCCACGTCGCAATGGACATCGGCGCCTACGCCACCGCGATGGCCGACGATCGGCGGTCGTCGCCGACCGAGGATCTGACCACCAGCCTCGTGCAGGCCGAGGTCGACGGGGAGCGCCTGACCTCGGCCGAGGTGGCCTCGTTCTTCATCCTGCTGGTCGTGGCGGGCAACGAAACCACCCGCAATGCCATCAGTCACGGCGTCCTGGCGCTCACCCGCCACCCCGAGCAGCGTCAGGATTGGTGGGCGCACTTCGACGAGCTCGCCCCCACCGCGGTCGAAGAGATCGTGCGGTGGGCCTCACCGGTGAGTTACATGCGCCGCACCGTCACCCGCGACACCGAACTCGGCGGAACACCGCTCGCCGCGGGCGCCAAGGTCACATTGTGGTACGGGTCGGCCAACCGCGACGAGTCGAAGTTCGACAACCCGTGGCTGTTCGATGTGCGCAGGCATCCCAATCCGCACGTCGGGTTCGGCGGCGGCGGCGCCCATTTCTGCCTCGGCGCCAACCTGGCACGCCGTGAGATCACCCTGGCGTTCGAGGAACTGCACAGACAGCTGCCGGGTATCGCGGCGGTCGAGGAGCCCGACCGTCTGCAGTCGGCGTTCATCCACGGCATCAAGCGGTTGCCGGTCGCCTGGTAG
- a CDS encoding Rv2629 family ribosome hibernation factor, with translation MHSERFRPLLTGAGPYASVYFDDSHDTADATAQLELKWRGLREELERQDAPAKVVEHLQRAVVESRPGVGRGGRGLVASPDGVLIDEVLDWAPATPVVRFSELPYVMPVIEHGTDEVPYVLVAVDHNGADIEVHSGGVNTETVEGGAYPVHKAGGPETSGYGDPQPRTEEARRTNIRAVADRLTTIVDDCAPDLVFVVGEVQSRSDLVAALPKRVAARVVQLHTGARHTGFDELELADSVATHLAARHHERLGEIEEQFRTAVGQGSGLAAEGLPGVCAALRAGAVETLIVGDVGAATVLAGDNLSTLAPNAEVLSEQGAAPTHTFRADEALPMVAISIDADVVGDDGISPADGVAAVLRYPPRKAAEVS, from the coding sequence ATGCACTCTGAACGCTTCCGTCCACTGTTGACCGGAGCCGGGCCGTACGCATCGGTCTACTTCGACGATTCGCACGACACCGCCGATGCCACCGCTCAGCTCGAGCTGAAATGGCGGGGTCTCCGCGAAGAGCTCGAGCGTCAGGACGCACCCGCCAAGGTCGTCGAGCACCTGCAGCGGGCGGTCGTCGAATCCCGGCCCGGAGTGGGCCGCGGCGGCCGGGGCCTCGTGGCGAGCCCGGACGGAGTGCTGATCGACGAGGTTCTCGACTGGGCGCCGGCCACCCCGGTCGTCCGGTTCTCGGAATTGCCCTACGTCATGCCGGTCATCGAGCACGGTACCGACGAGGTTCCGTATGTCCTGGTCGCCGTGGACCACAACGGTGCGGACATCGAGGTGCACAGCGGCGGCGTGAACACCGAAACAGTCGAGGGCGGAGCGTATCCCGTCCACAAGGCCGGCGGCCCGGAGACGTCCGGATACGGCGACCCTCAGCCCCGTACCGAGGAAGCCCGACGGACCAACATCCGGGCTGTCGCGGACAGGCTCACCACGATCGTCGACGATTGCGCACCCGATCTGGTCTTCGTCGTCGGTGAGGTTCAGTCCCGCAGTGATCTGGTCGCCGCACTGCCGAAACGGGTCGCCGCACGGGTGGTCCAGTTGCACACCGGCGCGCGGCACACCGGGTTCGACGAGCTAGAACTCGCCGACAGCGTCGCCACGCACCTCGCTGCGCGACACCATGAGCGGCTCGGCGAAATCGAAGAACAGTTCCGGACCGCGGTCGGACAAGGCTCGGGACTCGCGGCCGAAGGGCTTCCCGGTGTGTGTGCCGCGCTTCGGGCGGGCGCGGTCGAGACCCTGATCGTCGGCGATGTCGGAGCTGCAACCGTGTTGGCCGGTGACAATCTGAGCACACTCGCCCCCAATGCCGAGGTGTTGTCCGAGCAGGGCGCGGCACCGACGCACACGTTCCGGGCCGATGAGGCCCTGCCGATGGTGGCGATCTCGATCGACGCCGACGTCGTGGGCGACGACGGCATCTCGCCCGCTGACGGCGTAGCCGCCGTCCTGCGCTACCCTCCGCGCAAGGCGGCCGAGGTCAGCTGA
- a CDS encoding cupredoxin domain-containing protein, translating to MKLTKFLLCVAACLAVVLTAACDQPGSTATRESGTDTMTASPTPEPPPSGPAITIAGMGFSGSLTVPPGATVTVVNDDEVEHSVTSRTKDLFDVHVDGKKRATFTAPSEPGDYAFYCIYHPAMKGTLTVS from the coding sequence ATGAAACTCACGAAGTTCCTGCTGTGCGTGGCAGCGTGTCTGGCGGTGGTGCTCACGGCGGCGTGTGATCAGCCGGGCAGCACCGCCACGCGCGAGTCGGGCACCGACACGATGACTGCCAGTCCCACGCCCGAGCCGCCGCCGAGCGGGCCGGCGATCACCATCGCGGGCATGGGCTTCAGCGGATCCCTCACGGTGCCGCCGGGAGCCACCGTGACCGTCGTCAACGACGACGAGGTCGAGCATTCCGTGACCTCGCGCACCAAGGATCTGTTCGACGTGCATGTGGACGGCAAGAAGCGGGCGACGTTCACCGCGCCGTCGGAGCCGGGTGACTACGCCTTCTACTGCATCTACCACCCGGCGATGAAGGGCACGCTGACGGTCAGCTGA
- a CDS encoding acyl-CoA dehydrogenase family protein has translation MGTSRRQPLGGSVGDRLARLPGIVADLAREDVAAERDRVLQYGAVDRLRAAGLLGMRVPVRYGGPGGSVRDVLGVVIEVARASSNVAQALRAHFGYSERLLSNRADEAERKLWFARVNEGLVFGNAITDGTGRSPSSADTTVLPAADGTLRLNGYKFYSTGSLFADVIAVSAIDAEGRDVQVIVPTERRGVELFDDWDGFGQRLTASGGTRFTDVVVQPDEVTTASDGKHIGHSTTFLQLYLAAVAAGIARGVVDDAVAYVRNRARPAAHALAGTAAQDPFVLQAVGDIAAEAAAATALVLTAADAIDAVVDGGRGHDAPALADLAITVAHAQLVAERLTLSAAERLFDTGGASATSRALNLDRHWRNARTVASHNPLAYKSHAAGNYAVNGVWPPANGYF, from the coding sequence GTGGGAACGAGTCGCCGGCAGCCGCTGGGCGGTTCGGTGGGGGACCGGCTGGCCCGGCTGCCGGGAATCGTCGCGGATCTCGCTCGCGAGGATGTTGCCGCCGAGCGCGACCGGGTCTTGCAGTACGGCGCGGTCGACCGCCTGCGCGCAGCGGGTCTGCTCGGGATGCGGGTACCGGTCCGCTACGGCGGGCCGGGCGGCAGCGTCCGCGACGTGCTCGGGGTGGTCATCGAAGTCGCGCGGGCCAGTTCCAATGTGGCGCAAGCACTGCGTGCCCACTTCGGCTACTCCGAGCGTTTGCTCAGCAACCGAGCCGACGAGGCCGAGCGCAAGCTGTGGTTCGCCCGCGTCAACGAGGGGCTGGTGTTCGGCAACGCGATAACCGACGGCACCGGACGGTCGCCGTCGAGTGCCGACACCACCGTACTGCCCGCTGCGGACGGAACGCTGCGGCTCAACGGCTACAAGTTCTATTCGACCGGATCGCTGTTCGCCGACGTCATCGCCGTCTCGGCGATCGACGCCGAAGGCCGCGACGTGCAGGTGATCGTGCCGACCGAGCGTCGCGGGGTCGAATTGTTCGACGACTGGGACGGTTTCGGCCAGCGCCTGACCGCCAGCGGCGGAACCAGGTTCACCGACGTCGTCGTGCAACCCGACGAGGTGACGACCGCGTCGGACGGCAAGCACATCGGTCACAGCACGACATTCCTGCAGTTGTACCTGGCCGCGGTCGCTGCGGGTATCGCGCGCGGCGTGGTCGACGACGCGGTCGCCTACGTCCGGAACCGGGCACGTCCGGCGGCCCACGCCCTGGCCGGCACCGCGGCGCAGGATCCGTTCGTGCTACAGGCGGTCGGCGACATCGCTGCCGAAGCGGCGGCGGCCACAGCGTTGGTGCTCACCGCCGCCGACGCGATCGACGCTGTGGTGGACGGCGGCCGCGGGCACGACGCGCCGGCGCTGGCCGACCTCGCGATAACGGTCGCACACGCGCAGCTGGTCGCCGAGCGCCTCACGCTGTCTGCCGCCGAGCGGTTGTTCGACACCGGAGGGGCGTCGGCGACGTCCCGGGCGCTCAATCTGGACCGGCACTGGCGCAACGCTCGCACGGTGGCCAGTCACAACCCGCTGGCCTACAAGTCCCATGCCGCAGGCAACTACGCGGTCAATGGCGTGTGGCCGCCTGCCAACGGGTACTTCTGA
- a CDS encoding glutamine synthetase family protein — MTVNGIVERVTQTPERELVRGLDDGSITEVEVAWSDPFGHAQGKRIPATGFLDRARGSGFAFCEASLGWNTDGTVIDSLRLTNWDGGYPDVHAVPDLTTFRRLPWRPTAGHVISDIVAHDRRPSLLDPRAVLKRVLAQLAALGYTAKVGVELEFYLLDPDGSPFQHDIHAYSLENANALDPLLSDLHETLCAFTRLEGIETEYGPGQIETNLIYTDALEAADDAARLKYAAKEVARRHGKIASFMPKPFTEHSGSSAHLHISLWRDGAPAFASTDGSENALALNAIGGLLEHLPSITLFGAHSVNAYRRFTPDSFAPATVTWSRDNRSAAVRSLVESDPAATRIELRSGASDANPYWLIAAALAAVIAGIRADRTPPAAEGGNLYGKGTPLPESLGVAIALATQDDTITDILGTDSVHDFAAIARSEWQTYTQHVSDWELRRYLATS; from the coding sequence ATGACCGTCAACGGCATTGTCGAGCGGGTTACCCAGACACCCGAGCGGGAGCTGGTGCGCGGCCTCGACGACGGCTCGATCACCGAAGTCGAGGTGGCCTGGAGTGATCCGTTCGGTCATGCGCAGGGCAAGCGCATTCCTGCGACGGGTTTCCTCGACCGGGCCCGGGGCAGTGGATTCGCCTTCTGTGAAGCCTCTTTGGGCTGGAACACCGACGGCACCGTGATCGACTCACTTAGGCTGACCAATTGGGACGGTGGCTATCCGGACGTCCACGCGGTGCCGGACCTCACGACGTTCCGCCGCCTGCCATGGCGGCCCACGGCCGGCCACGTGATCTCCGACATCGTCGCCCATGACCGGCGGCCCTCCCTGCTCGATCCCCGGGCGGTGCTCAAGCGCGTGCTCGCGCAACTGGCCGCGCTCGGTTACACCGCGAAAGTCGGTGTGGAGCTGGAGTTCTACCTGCTCGATCCGGACGGTTCGCCGTTCCAGCACGACATCCATGCCTATTCGCTGGAGAACGCCAACGCGCTCGACCCGCTGCTGAGCGATCTGCACGAGACCCTCTGCGCGTTCACGCGCCTGGAGGGCATCGAAACCGAGTACGGCCCAGGGCAGATCGAGACCAACCTGATCTACACCGATGCGCTCGAAGCCGCCGACGATGCGGCGCGGTTGAAGTACGCCGCCAAGGAGGTCGCGCGCAGGCACGGCAAGATCGCGAGCTTCATGCCCAAGCCGTTCACGGAACACTCGGGTAGCTCGGCGCACCTGCACATATCGCTGTGGCGGGACGGAGCGCCGGCGTTCGCGTCGACCGACGGTTCCGAGAACGCGTTGGCGCTCAACGCAATCGGTGGGCTGCTCGAACACCTGCCGTCGATCACGCTGTTCGGCGCGCACTCGGTCAACGCCTACCGGCGGTTCACCCCGGATTCGTTCGCTCCCGCGACGGTCACGTGGAGCCGCGACAACCGAAGCGCGGCGGTGCGATCGCTCGTGGAATCCGATCCGGCCGCCACCCGTATCGAATTGCGCAGCGGCGCATCGGATGCCAACCCGTACTGGTTGATCGCCGCCGCACTGGCGGCGGTGATCGCCGGGATCAGGGCCGACCGCACGCCACCGGCAGCAGAGGGTGGCAACCTGTACGGCAAGGGCACGCCGCTGCCCGAGTCGTTGGGCGTGGCGATCGCGCTCGCGACCCAGGACGACACCATCACCGACATTCTCGGTACCGACTCGGTACACGACTTCGCGGCGATCGCACGCAGCGAATGGCAGACGTACACCCAGCACGTCAGCGATTGGGAACTGCGGCGTTACCTGGCCACCTCATGA
- a CDS encoding APC family permease — MSETSTVPESLDSPQAPGDRKLRGHLGVSSIVFMVVAAAAPLGVIGGVVPLGIASGNGAGFPATFIVSTVVLLLFAVGFTAMTPHVDEAGAFFSYVRQALGFPAGIGVAFVALVSYVALEAGVYGLLGPAGASIVELVGGRALPWWLFAAVAFAVTTYLGYRNIELSSRVLGILLTAEIAIVLVLDLVIVARGGDHGLSSGIVNPSAVFSGSLGIGLLFAIISYVGFEATAIFRDEARTPERTIPRATYAALILIGVFYAVTSWALISGWGDDQAVARATDSGSTFLGDTAHRYLGVAGADIITVLYFTSLFACILAFHNVASRYVFALSQRDVLPATLSRPHDRHGSPHQASLWISGVVAVSVLLAVVFGLDPAAQFYTWFAGATTVGVVVLMIATSIAVLVFFARDRRGNSGWRVRVAPALGLVGLLGALVLILANLNDLVGGSSVLAWVIVGVLIAAFAAGAVVGTRAGKSA; from the coding sequence ATGTCCGAAACCAGCACGGTCCCCGAGTCTTTAGACAGCCCGCAAGCACCGGGTGACCGAAAACTGCGCGGCCACCTCGGGGTGTCGTCGATCGTCTTCATGGTTGTCGCGGCGGCCGCGCCGCTCGGCGTGATCGGCGGCGTCGTGCCGCTGGGCATCGCCTCGGGGAACGGTGCGGGCTTCCCCGCGACGTTCATCGTCTCGACCGTCGTGCTGCTGCTGTTCGCCGTCGGGTTCACCGCGATGACCCCGCACGTCGACGAGGCGGGCGCGTTCTTCTCGTATGTTCGTCAGGCGCTTGGGTTTCCCGCGGGCATCGGTGTCGCGTTCGTCGCGCTGGTGAGCTACGTGGCGCTGGAGGCCGGGGTGTACGGCCTACTGGGCCCGGCCGGTGCGAGCATCGTCGAGTTGGTGGGTGGCCGTGCGCTGCCGTGGTGGCTGTTCGCGGCCGTCGCCTTCGCGGTGACCACTTACCTCGGTTACCGCAACATCGAGCTGTCGAGCCGGGTGCTGGGGATCCTGCTCACCGCGGAGATCGCGATCGTACTGGTGCTCGATCTGGTGATCGTCGCGCGCGGTGGGGATCACGGGCTGTCATCGGGCATCGTCAACCCGAGCGCGGTCTTCTCCGGAAGTCTCGGCATCGGACTGCTTTTCGCGATCATCAGCTACGTGGGCTTCGAGGCGACCGCGATCTTCCGCGACGAGGCCCGCACACCCGAGCGCACGATCCCGCGGGCCACCTACGCTGCGCTGATCCTGATCGGCGTCTTCTACGCGGTGACCAGCTGGGCGCTCATCTCCGGCTGGGGCGACGACCAGGCCGTCGCGCGAGCCACAGACTCCGGCAGCACGTTCCTCGGTGACACCGCGCACCGCTACCTCGGAGTGGCAGGCGCCGACATCATCACGGTGCTCTACTTCACGAGCCTGTTCGCATGCATCCTGGCCTTCCACAACGTGGCCTCGCGCTATGTCTTTGCGCTGTCGCAGCGCGACGTGCTGCCTGCCACCCTCAGCCGGCCGCACGATCGGCACGGCTCACCACATCAGGCGTCCCTGTGGATCTCCGGCGTGGTCGCGGTCAGCGTGCTGCTGGCGGTGGTGTTCGGCCTCGACCCGGCCGCGCAGTTCTACACGTGGTTCGCCGGCGCGACGACGGTCGGCGTGGTGGTGCTGATGATCGCCACGAGCATCGCGGTGCTGGTGTTCTTCGCCCGTGACCGGCGCGGCAATTCCGGGTGGCGCGTACGGGTTGCGCCTGCGCTCGGTTTGGTGGGGCTGCTGGGTGCCCTGGTGCTCATCCTGGCCAACCTGAACGATCTCGTCGGCGGCTCGAGCGTGCTCGCGTGGGTGATCGTCGGGGTGCTGATCGCGGCCTTCGCAGCGGGCGCCGTGGTCGGTACCCGGGCGGGGAAGAGCGCATGA
- a CDS encoding glycosyltransferase, whose amino-acid sequence MRVVQVANFYGPRSGGLRTAVDRLGAEYSAAGHDVYLIVPGAESQRHVLPSGVVRISLPARRIPFTGGYRAVLPGPVTALLRQLEPDALEVSDRLTLRSLGPWGRRHRVATVMISHERLDRLVGQVLPRSAARAVANFANRRTAANYDAVVCTTAFAREEFDRIGAENVATVPLGVDLEQFHPRRHSAQMRGRWAAPQQTLLVHCGRLSVEKHAHRSIDTVAALRNSGVDARLVVVGEGPMRARLERQAARLPVDFTGFIGCRDTVATILASADVALAPGPHETFGLAALEALASGTPAVVSRTSALAEILTSDSGATADNDPLAIADAVTSVISRPESLRRSSARRRAEQFTWPRAAAGMLDVLGA is encoded by the coding sequence ATGCGGGTTGTCCAGGTTGCCAACTTCTACGGCCCGCGCTCGGGGGGCCTGCGAACCGCGGTGGACCGGCTGGGCGCGGAATACAGTGCCGCCGGCCACGACGTGTACCTGATCGTCCCCGGTGCCGAATCGCAACGGCATGTGCTGCCTTCGGGAGTCGTGCGAATCTCGTTGCCTGCCAGACGGATCCCGTTCACCGGCGGCTACCGTGCGGTTCTTCCCGGGCCGGTCACCGCGCTGTTGCGCCAGCTCGAACCCGACGCGCTCGAAGTCTCCGACCGGCTCACGTTGCGTTCGCTCGGACCATGGGGCAGGCGGCACCGGGTGGCCACGGTGATGATCTCGCATGAACGCCTGGACCGGCTGGTCGGCCAGGTGCTGCCGCGCTCGGCGGCCAGGGCCGTGGCCAACTTCGCCAACCGCCGTACCGCGGCCAACTACGACGCCGTGGTGTGCACGACCGCGTTCGCGCGTGAGGAGTTCGACCGCATCGGTGCCGAGAATGTCGCGACCGTGCCGCTCGGTGTCGATCTCGAACAGTTCCACCCGCGGCGGCACAGCGCGCAGATGCGGGGCCGGTGGGCTGCGCCGCAGCAGACGCTGTTGGTGCACTGCGGCAGGCTCTCGGTCGAGAAGCACGCCCATCGCAGCATCGATACGGTTGCCGCACTGAGGAATTCCGGTGTCGATGCCCGGCTGGTGGTGGTCGGTGAGGGGCCGATGCGGGCCCGGCTGGAACGCCAGGCGGCGCGCCTTCCTGTCGATTTCACGGGGTTCATCGGATGCCGCGACACCGTGGCCACGATCCTGGCGTCGGCCGATGTCGCGCTGGCTCCCGGGCCCCATGAGACCTTCGGGCTCGCCGCGCTTGAGGCACTCGCCAGCGGGACACCCGCGGTGGTGTCGCGCACGTCGGCGCTCGCGGAGATCCTCACGTCGGACAGCGGCGCGACCGCCGACAACGATCCGCTGGCCATCGCAGACGCGGTGACGTCCGTGATCAGCAGGCCGGAATCGCTGCGCCGCAGCAGTGCGCGACGACGGGCCGAACAGTTCACCTGGCCACGAGCGGCCGCCGGAATGCTCGACGTGCTCGGCGCCTGA
- a CDS encoding dienelactone hydrolase family protein — MTPLQRYIAEEIATDHIDGLLSRREALRRLALLGMSAAAAGALIAACGEKQQPAPSTTSTSATAAAPPGAAGALPTEPVTWAGPAGELQGAWAHVTQPRGGVLVVHENKGLNDYIRSVTGRFAGIGYSALAIDLLSGQGGTGAFADPAEATAALSKIGQDEFVANLRSGVDELQRRVPGRRLAAVGFCMGGGLVWQLLAAGAPQLAAAMPFYGPAPDNPDFAGSKGVAVLAFYGALDQRVNATEPVVRAALEQAGLVHDLVTEPDANHAFFNDTGDRYNAAAAADAWTRVRDWLGKYVG; from the coding sequence GTGACTCCTTTACAGCGTTACATCGCGGAGGAAATCGCCACCGATCACATCGACGGGTTGCTGTCACGGCGTGAGGCCCTGCGCAGGCTCGCGCTGCTGGGCATGTCCGCGGCGGCGGCAGGCGCCCTGATCGCGGCGTGCGGGGAGAAGCAGCAGCCGGCGCCGTCCACGACCAGCACGAGCGCGACCGCCGCAGCGCCGCCGGGCGCCGCGGGCGCACTGCCCACCGAGCCCGTCACCTGGGCCGGCCCGGCCGGTGAATTGCAGGGTGCCTGGGCGCATGTCACCCAACCTCGCGGAGGCGTGCTCGTCGTCCACGAGAACAAGGGCCTCAACGACTACATCCGTTCGGTGACAGGCCGCTTCGCCGGTATCGGGTACTCCGCGCTGGCGATCGACCTGTTGTCCGGGCAGGGCGGCACCGGTGCATTTGCCGACCCGGCCGAAGCGACTGCGGCGCTCAGCAAGATCGGTCAGGACGAGTTCGTCGCGAACTTGAGATCCGGTGTCGACGAGCTGCAGCGCCGCGTGCCCGGGCGCAGGTTGGCGGCGGTCGGGTTCTGCATGGGCGGTGGCTTGGTGTGGCAGCTCTTGGCCGCGGGCGCGCCGCAACTCGCGGCGGCGATGCCGTTCTACGGGCCTGCCCCGGACAATCCCGACTTCGCGGGTTCCAAAGGTGTGGCGGTGCTCGCGTTCTACGGTGCGCTCGACCAACGCGTCAACGCCACCGAGCCGGTCGTGCGCGCCGCGCTCGAGCAGGCCGGCCTGGTCCACGACCTCGTCACCGAACCCGATGCCAACCACGCGTTCTTCAACGACACCGGCGACCGGTACAACGCGGCCGCGGCCGCCGACGCCTGGACCCGCGTGCGGGACTGGCTCGGTAAGTACGTCGGCTGA